GTCACCCTGAAGGCCTGGACCAAGGGCCGGGAGGCGGAGATTGAGACCCAGTTCGCCACCGACCGGGACAAGACCGACCTGGCCGCCTGGCTGTACAACGGTATCGGCACGCCGGAGCGGCCGGGCGATCTCGGTTATTGGGTGGGGTACCGCATCGCCAAGGCGTTCTACATCCATGCGGCGGACAAGCGCCAGGCCATCGCCCGGCTGCTGACGGTCAATGCCGATACGGCCAAGACCTTCCTGGACGACAGCGGCTGGGCGCCTGGCATTTCCTTGCCTGACCGGGTGTCGCCGCCGTGATTGGCGGCGATCCTGGTAAATTAAGCAAAGTTAACAATCCGCCCACGCTGGCTCAATGCGCTGGGGCCTAGCGTCCGGCGCCAAGGTGCCCTTGTTGGATGACGACGACGACGATGTCCCCACCGTTCCCCTTCCGCCCCTCACGCCAGGCTTTCCTGGCCGGCGTGGCCCTGCTGGCGCTGGCCGGCTGCTCCGTCGGACCGGATTACCAGCGGCCCCAGATCGCGGCCCCGGATGCCTGGCGCCCGGCAGACGCCCCGCCGTCGGCCGATGCCAAGCCCGCCCCCAAACCTGCCACCGACCCGTGGCCGGCGACGGACTGGTGGAAGGGGTTCGGCTCGACCCAGCTTGACGCCTTTATTGCCGAGGCGGAGTCCGCCAACGACGATTTGGCCGTCGCGGTGGCCAAGGTGCGCGAGGCCGACGCCCAGGCGCAGGTGTCGGGGGCGGCGCTGCTGCCCAGCGTTGGGCTGGACGGCAACGGGCAGCGCGACCGGGCCAAGAATTACCTGGGCGTGCCCAAGACCGGCAACAGCTATAGCCTGGGCCTGAGCGCCAGTTACGAGCTGGACTTCTGGGGCAAGAACCGGGCGACGGCCGCCGCTGCCATCGCCACGGCGGACGCCAGCCGGTACGACCTGGCCACCGTGCGCCTGACCATGCTGAGCGATGTCGCCACCAGCTATTTCCAGTCGCTGGAACTGCGCGAACAGGTGCGGGTGGCCGAGGACAACCTGGCCAATGCCCAGTCGGTGCTGGATGGCCTGCGCCGGCAGGCGGACGCCGGCATCGTGACCGCCCTGGACGTGGCGCAGCAGGAAACCACCGTCTCCACCCTCAATGCCGCCGTGCCGCCGCTGCGCAAGCAGTATCGGCAGTCGGTGGATGCCCTCGCCATCCTGCTGGGCCGCATGCCCGAACAGATCGAGTTGGCCGAGGGCGACACCCTGGCCAGCCTGTCGCTGCCCGAGGTGACGCCGGGCCTGCCCTCGGAACTGCTGGCCCGCCGGCCGGATGTGGCGGAGGCGGAATCGCAGCTGATCGCCGCCAACGCCAACATCACCGTGGCGCGCGCCGCCTTTTTCCCCAGCATCGACCTGACGGCGTCGGGCGGCTACGCCAGCGGCGCCCTGTCGAAACTGTTCGACCCCGCCAGCGGCCTCTTCACCCTGGCCGCCGGCCTGACCCAGCCCATCTTCGAGGGTGGCGCGCTGGAGGGGCAGTACGCCAACGCCCAGGCCAAGTATGACGAGCTGGTGGCCACATACCGCAAGTCCGTCCGCTCCGCCTTCGCCAATGTCGAGGACGCGCTGACCGCGGTGCGCGAGACCACCGAGCAGTTGGCGCGCCAGGAACAGGCCACGGCCACGGCCCGCCACGCTTATGAGCTGGCGCAGGCCCAGAT
The DNA window shown above is from Azospirillaceae bacterium and carries:
- a CDS encoding efflux transporter outer membrane subunit gives rise to the protein MTTTTMSPPFPFRPSRQAFLAGVALLALAGCSVGPDYQRPQIAAPDAWRPADAPPSADAKPAPKPATDPWPATDWWKGFGSTQLDAFIAEAESANDDLAVAVAKVREADAQAQVSGAALLPSVGLDGNGQRDRAKNYLGVPKTGNSYSLGLSASYELDFWGKNRATAAAAIATADASRYDLATVRLTMLSDVATSYFQSLELREQVRVAEDNLANAQSVLDGLRRQADAGIVTALDVAQQETTVSTLNAAVPPLRKQYRQSVDALAILLGRMPEQIELAEGDTLASLSLPEVTPGLPSELLARRPDVAEAESQLIAANANITVARAAFFPSIDLTASGGYASGALSKLFDPASGLFTLAAGLTQPIFEGGALEGQYANAQAKYDELVATYRKSVRSAFANVEDALTAVRETTEQLARQEQATATARHAYELAQAQMAAGTITILTVLNTETALFTANDALVQARFARLQALVGLYNALGGGWRQS